A window of the Rubeoparvulum massiliense genome harbors these coding sequences:
- a CDS encoding putative bifunctional diguanylate cyclase/phosphodiesterase, translating to MNNHEMILQDFIKVIDHLPYNFFRIHRDPDGCLWLLYNKGGLTWEFGLPTNLPHKVLLKDVLPPSYFAQADEMVKQTLRGENVEFHIEHQGRFYYHVLTSVEESNISSDVIGIVTEATESIQLEEKLRQQESFFDLFLSQSLEGCFFMMLEDPVDWQHAEDTEALLDHILVNQKLVKINQAMANQYGTTIEEMLGKTPAQLFADHLSYARKLWREMLEQGRTHMITQERRMDGSIIWVEGDYICIYDEAGRFRGHIGVQRDVTEHRMQEEKLRFLAYHDMLTGLPNMLSLEKQLTAILKRAFEHPEFRVVLAYFDIDRFKLINDSFGHFIGDELLQSVAERIEVWLEDGEWLARKGGDEFFLLFTGQQDSHYIEERIASLQTLLRQPFYLEEQECYVYISIGFASYPEHGTTANQLVQNAEAAMYRAKFQGGNMAVCYQQGMNRQSQIRLETETDLRKAMESNQFQLYYQPQVDIQSGKIIGAEALIRWIHPEKGMIQPLQFIPIAEETGLIIPVGRWVLHEACRQNKAWQEAGYPPIKIGVNLSLRQFLQHDLMEMVSQTLEETQLQPEYLDIELTESISMQDQELVITTLHQLDRLGVRISIDDFGTGYSSLSYLKLFPIDSLKIDRSFIQEIDLNTNDSIIAEAMIALGHSLKLQVVAEGVENQTQLWYLQEKGCDQVQGYYYSKPIPASQFEELLKKENEKAMQR from the coding sequence ATGAACAACCATGAGATGATTCTACAGGACTTTATCAAAGTGATCGATCATCTACCCTACAATTTTTTTCGTATACATCGCGATCCTGATGGATGCCTGTGGCTTCTCTATAATAAAGGCGGTTTAACTTGGGAGTTTGGACTCCCCACCAATCTGCCCCATAAGGTTCTGTTAAAGGATGTACTTCCTCCATCTTATTTTGCCCAAGCTGATGAGATGGTAAAACAGACCCTGCGCGGAGAAAATGTGGAATTTCATATTGAGCATCAAGGAAGGTTTTACTATCATGTGCTCACCAGTGTTGAGGAATCCAATATATCATCTGATGTGATTGGCATCGTTACAGAAGCCACGGAGTCTATCCAACTGGAAGAAAAGCTACGACAGCAGGAGTCCTTTTTTGATCTTTTTCTCTCGCAAAGCCTAGAGGGCTGTTTCTTCATGATGCTTGAGGATCCGGTGGATTGGCAGCATGCAGAGGATACAGAGGCGCTTTTGGATCATATTCTTGTTAATCAAAAACTGGTGAAAATTAATCAAGCCATGGCCAATCAGTATGGGACTACCATTGAAGAAATGCTGGGAAAAACACCTGCCCAGCTTTTTGCTGATCACCTTTCCTATGCAAGAAAGCTTTGGCGGGAGATGCTGGAGCAAGGTCGGACCCATATGATTACCCAGGAGCGTCGAATGGATGGCTCGATAATCTGGGTAGAAGGGGACTATATCTGCATCTATGATGAAGCTGGTCGCTTTCGTGGTCATATTGGCGTGCAACGAGATGTGACAGAGCATCGGATGCAGGAGGAGAAGCTGAGGTTTTTAGCGTACCACGATATGCTAACCGGACTCCCCAACATGCTCTCTCTAGAGAAGCAATTAACTGCAATCCTTAAACGTGCATTTGAACATCCAGAATTTCGTGTTGTTCTTGCCTACTTCGACATTGATCGCTTTAAGCTGATCAATGACAGCTTTGGTCATTTTATTGGGGATGAGCTGTTACAGAGTGTTGCTGAACGGATCGAGGTATGGCTTGAGGATGGTGAATGGTTGGCTCGTAAGGGTGGCGATGAGTTCTTTCTGCTTTTCACGGGACAGCAGGATAGTCACTATATTGAAGAACGGATTGCCTCGCTACAAACCTTATTACGCCAGCCATTTTATTTAGAAGAGCAGGAGTGCTATGTCTATATTAGTATCGGTTTTGCTTCCTATCCAGAGCATGGAACAACAGCCAATCAATTAGTACAGAATGCAGAAGCAGCCATGTATCGTGCCAAGTTTCAGGGTGGCAATATGGCGGTCTGCTATCAGCAAGGGATGAACCGTCAATCTCAGATTCGCTTAGAGACGGAGACAGATCTACGAAAGGCGATGGAGAGTAATCAATTTCAACTCTATTATCAGCCTCAAGTTGACATACAATCAGGCAAGATCATCGGTGCAGAAGCACTGATTCGTTGGATTCACCCCGAGAAGGGGATGATCCAGCCTCTGCAGTTTATTCCCATTGCAGAGGAGACGGGCTTAATCATTCCTGTCGGACGTTGGGTGCTTCATGAAGCATGTCGACAGAACAAAGCATGGCAAGAGGCTGGCTATCCTCCCATTAAGATCGGTGTTAATCTTTCCCTTCGTCAATTTCTTCAGCATGATCTCATGGAGATGGTGAGCCAGACATTGGAAGAGACCCAGCTCCAGCCAGAATATTTGGATATTGAGTTGACGGAGAGTATCAGCATGCAGGATCAGGAACTGGTTATCACCACCTTGCATCAGCTAGACCGCTTAGGGGTCAGGATCTCTATCGATGACTTTGGTACAGGCTACTCCTCTCTTAGCTACTTAAAGCTTTTCCCCATTGATTCCCTTAAGATTGATCGCTCATTTATTCAGGAGATCGATCTGAACACCAATGATTCCATCATTGCAGAAGCGATGATTGCGCTGGGGCATAGCCTAAAGCTCCAGGTGGTTGCAGAAGGTGTGGAAAATCAGACTCAGTTATGGTATCTTCAGGAAAAGGGCTGTGA
- a CDS encoding response regulator transcription factor: MRVMIVDDHEVVRDGLALLMKDAFPVDGFMFASDGREAVQQATNHEVDLVLLDLSMPEGMDGIQTLIQLRKLLPSARIVIFSMYDDIGYQKRAYEYGADGYLVKRIKSDELIQSLDLIMAGNKVFDQMTIQHGQNSLDRTSWDLPITPREREVFILTVMGHTQKEIADKLNIAVKTVENHRQNISKKLGSKKRSDWLEIAQKYHVFDMN; the protein is encoded by the coding sequence ATGCGTGTCATGATTGTTGATGATCATGAAGTGGTTCGTGATGGGTTAGCACTATTGATGAAGGATGCATTTCCAGTAGATGGTTTTATGTTTGCTTCAGATGGGCGAGAAGCAGTTCAACAAGCGACCAACCATGAGGTGGATTTGGTTCTGCTTGATCTATCCATGCCTGAAGGAATGGATGGAATTCAGACACTGATCCAGTTGCGCAAGCTATTACCTAGTGCAAGGATTGTAATCTTCTCCATGTATGATGATATTGGTTATCAGAAGCGTGCTTATGAGTATGGAGCTGATGGCTATCTCGTGAAACGCATTAAGAGCGATGAACTGATTCAGTCTCTTGACCTGATTATGGCAGGTAATAAAGTCTTCGATCAGATGACGATTCAACATGGCCAAAATAGCTTGGACCGTACCTCATGGGATCTGCCCATTACACCTCGGGAACGGGAGGTCTTTATCCTCACTGTCATGGGCCATACTCAGAAGGAGATTGCGGATAAATTAAATATTGCTGTAAAAACGGTAGAGAATCATCGCCAAAACATCAGTAAGAAGCTAGGTAGTAAGAAGCGGAGTGATTGGCTAGAAATAGCCCAAAAGTACCATGTATTTGATATGAATTAA
- a CDS encoding sensor histidine kinase: MESLHFKQIVEELHEGIVVVDERRKVTYLNAQAKSMTGWNIGDFVPYCSYCQLRNYFNGETRCLLALEGPLPNFTAHMPNYPGVDRNFEMSVSRISIENEWYHVLVMRPVPWTPDSEEARLKQLLVQETMLAQEAERKRLARELHDQIGQSVYSLYLGLEGIKPHITNEDYRKHLNKMVTIMERTLQDIKRLTKELRPQLIDNLGLEDALREAVTDWEQMYQVKIECHYQIPDHKRLNSEQELHLFRVIQEAVHNAVRHGKAKQLKIRVEAYQNQIFFEIMDNGEGFHMKEEQPKGLGIKHMTERIHMLDGEIKWISQPGGPTRVEGFIPLNK, translated from the coding sequence ATGGAATCACTACATTTTAAACAGATTGTTGAAGAGCTCCATGAGGGTATTGTTGTGGTAGATGAGAGACGTAAGGTTACCTATCTTAATGCTCAGGCCAAAAGCATGACAGGTTGGAATATTGGAGACTTTGTTCCATATTGTAGCTATTGTCAGCTTCGCAATTATTTCAATGGGGAAACACGCTGTCTACTAGCGCTTGAGGGACCATTACCCAACTTTACTGCCCATATGCCCAATTACCCAGGGGTAGATCGTAATTTTGAAATGAGTGTTAGCCGGATTTCAATTGAAAATGAATGGTACCATGTGTTAGTGATGCGTCCGGTGCCTTGGACTCCTGATTCGGAGGAAGCAAGGCTAAAACAACTACTTGTTCAAGAGACCATGCTTGCTCAGGAGGCAGAACGGAAGCGGTTAGCTCGTGAACTCCACGATCAGATTGGCCAAAGTGTCTACAGTCTCTATTTAGGCTTAGAAGGCATTAAACCTCATATTACCAATGAAGATTATCGGAAACATCTTAATAAAATGGTGACCATCATGGAACGCACTCTTCAGGATATCAAGCGACTAACCAAAGAACTTCGTCCCCAGTTGATCGATAATCTTGGTCTTGAGGATGCATTACGGGAGGCCGTGACAGATTGGGAACAGATGTATCAGGTCAAGATCGAATGCCACTATCAGATTCCTGACCATAAACGACTCAATTCTGAACAGGAGCTTCATCTCTTCCGCGTCATTCAGGAAGCCGTTCATAATGCAGTGCGCCATGGCAAGGCGAAGCAATTAAAAATCCGTGTAGAAGCGTATCAGAACCAAATTTTCTTTGAAATTATGGATAATGGTGAAGGATTTCACATGAAAGAGGAGCAACCAAAGGGCCTGGGGATTAAACATATGACAGAACGGATCCACATGCTAGATGGGGAGATTAAGTGGATTAGTCAACCTGGTGGTCCCACCCGAGTGGAAGGATTTATCCCATTAAATAAGTAG
- a CDS encoding cytochrome ubiquinol oxidase subunit I has product MSDILLLSRWQFGITVAYHFLFVPLTIGLVILVAIMETKFARTGDHLYRKMADFWGKLFTINFVLGVVTGITMEFQFGTNWSEYSKYMGDIFGSPLAIEALLAFFLESTFLGVWIFGKDKISPKLRAISMWMVALGTNISALWIITANGFMQNPMGYVLNNGRAELDSFGEILSNPYVWHMLIHTIVACYVVGSFFVMGISAYHLLRKQNVEFFQRSFRIALIMALIATTATPLIGHKNGTFVAQVQPAKAAALEAVWETGSGLPFHIISFPDPANERNIEALPIPKMGSFLYTNSFNGEVIGLKDIPEDERPPVLPVFYSFRIMVALGTFFLLVSWFGYYLYRKGKLLVSRRYLKIMLYSILLPYVATTAGWIVAEMGRQPWIVYGLMKTNDAVSPIASSQVWFSLIGLIVFYTTLIIADVYLLKKYAKQGPDMDDHFQTPNPVDPQQPAVTAAGTKEV; this is encoded by the coding sequence ATGAGCGACATTCTTTTACTCAGTAGGTGGCAATTCGGAATCACTGTCGCCTATCACTTCCTGTTTGTCCCATTGACAATCGGGCTTGTCATCCTAGTGGCAATCATGGAGACCAAGTTTGCTCGCACTGGTGACCATCTATACCGAAAGATGGCCGATTTCTGGGGTAAACTCTTCACCATCAACTTTGTTTTGGGGGTTGTCACGGGTATCACCATGGAATTCCAGTTTGGAACAAACTGGTCCGAGTACTCGAAGTATATGGGGGATATCTTTGGTTCACCACTAGCCATCGAAGCGCTTTTGGCCTTCTTCCTGGAATCAACATTCCTCGGAGTATGGATCTTCGGGAAGGATAAGATTTCACCCAAATTGAGAGCCATCTCCATGTGGATGGTCGCCCTAGGTACCAATATTTCTGCCCTATGGATTATTACAGCCAATGGTTTTATGCAGAACCCAATGGGATATGTATTGAACAATGGTCGTGCAGAATTAGATAGCTTCGGTGAAATTCTATCGAACCCTTATGTATGGCATATGTTAATCCACACCATCGTCGCCTGTTATGTAGTAGGCTCTTTCTTTGTAATGGGTATTAGTGCTTACCACTTACTCCGTAAACAAAATGTAGAATTCTTCCAACGCTCCTTCCGTATCGCTTTAATCATGGCTTTGATTGCAACTACTGCAACACCATTGATCGGACATAAGAATGGTACATTCGTTGCACAAGTTCAACCAGCTAAAGCGGCAGCATTAGAGGCTGTTTGGGAGACTGGAAGCGGTTTGCCATTCCATATTATCTCCTTCCCAGACCCAGCTAATGAACGGAATATCGAAGCCTTACCAATTCCAAAAATGGGTAGCTTCCTTTATACCAATTCTTTCAATGGTGAAGTAATCGGCCTGAAGGATATCCCAGAAGATGAACGTCCACCTGTTCTCCCTGTTTTCTATAGCTTCCGCATCATGGTTGCTTTAGGTACGTTCTTCTTGCTTGTTTCCTGGTTTGGATATTATCTCTATCGCAAAGGAAAGCTCTTGGTATCTCGTCGTTATCTGAAAATCATGCTCTATTCTATCCTTCTTCCTTATGTTGCAACAACTGCAGGATGGATCGTTGCTGAGATGGGACGTCAACCTTGGATCGTATATGGATTAATGAAGACCAATGATGCAGTATCACCAATTGCTTCCTCACAAGTTTGGTTCTCATTAATCGGCCTCATCGTCTTCTATACAACCTTAATTATCGCTGACGTTTATCTATTGAAAAAATATGCTAAACAAGGGCCTGACATGGATGATCACTTCCAAACTCCAAATCCAGTAGACCCACAACAACCTGCTGTTACTGCCGCAGGTACGAAGGAGGTTTAA
- the cydB gene encoding cytochrome d ubiquinol oxidase subunit II translates to MSHDTLAIIWFALWGVLWAVYFILESYTSGTGMLFSFIAKDRQERNQLQETVGPFWGGNEVWLITAGGATFAAFPITYANMFSWLYTPLMLILFALFFRATGLEFMHKDDNPKWQASWKWAYNISSFLIPLLFGVAFANLYYGLQVTENGYEGTLLSLLHPYGLLGGVLFVALSLLSGSLWVSLKNSGPVAERAKRLITYFWVISVAVLAIFFVATNNRTPLLDKFADYPVLWVFPVLTLVLLVLVKPFASKGKFGWAWIFTALSFLMLMATGFIGMFPNMLPTIDPQYSVNLFDARGSAKNLQIMFIVALIFVPIVIAYQTWAHWLFRKKIDKDEAKGYH, encoded by the coding sequence ATGTCCCACGATACACTAGCTATTATCTGGTTCGCTCTGTGGGGTGTGCTTTGGGCCGTATACTTCATTCTTGAATCCTATACATCTGGAACGGGAATGCTCTTCTCCTTCATTGCAAAAGACCGACAAGAGCGGAACCAATTACAAGAGACCGTCGGACCTTTCTGGGGTGGGAATGAGGTTTGGTTGATTACCGCTGGTGGTGCTACCTTTGCCGCTTTCCCTATCACCTATGCCAATATGTTTAGTTGGCTTTATACACCACTGATGTTAATCTTGTTTGCCCTGTTCTTCCGGGCAACTGGCTTAGAGTTTATGCATAAGGATGATAATCCAAAATGGCAAGCCTCTTGGAAATGGGCTTACAACATCAGTAGTTTCTTAATTCCATTACTCTTTGGGGTAGCCTTTGCCAATCTCTACTATGGACTACAAGTAACTGAAAATGGATACGAAGGAACCTTACTCTCCCTTTTGCATCCCTACGGATTATTAGGTGGCGTACTCTTTGTCGCCCTATCCCTTCTGTCCGGTTCCCTCTGGGTATCCCTCAAGAACTCAGGTCCTGTGGCAGAGCGAGCTAAACGACTCATCACCTATTTCTGGGTCATCTCTGTTGCAGTATTAGCCATCTTCTTTGTGGCAACGAACAATCGTACACCATTACTTGATAAGTTTGCAGATTATCCTGTTCTCTGGGTATTCCCAGTATTAACACTGGTACTGCTCGTACTTGTTAAGCCTTTTGCTAGTAAGGGGAAATTCGGCTGGGCTTGGATTTTCACAGCACTCTCCTTCCTGATGCTTATGGCCACTGGTTTCATCGGGATGTTCCCAAACATGCTACCAACTATCGATCCACAATACAGTGTCAACCTCTTTGATGCACGTGGTAGTGCAAAGAATCTGCAGATCATGTTCATTGTTGCACTAATCTTTGTACCAATCGTCATCGCTTATCAAACCTGGGCACACTGGCTCTTCCGGAAAAAGATCGATAAAGACGAAGCTAAGGGATATCATTAA
- a CDS encoding PadR family transcriptional regulator: MSVRHSILTLLYSRPRHGYDIKISFDEMVHHQWNLNVGQIYTTLDRLVRDGLVEPLNAEHGEKKEYQITQQGREELYQWLIGPVERSLLKDEFYFKLLCAKQIQFHQEEEMIRRQKEMILRNMLQMRALRTQLDPVEDHAMILLVEGAILHLEADLKWLEL, encoded by the coding sequence ATGAGCGTTCGTCATTCCATTCTCACCTTGTTATATAGCCGACCTCGACATGGGTACGATATCAAAATCTCCTTCGATGAGATGGTACATCATCAATGGAATCTCAATGTGGGTCAGATCTATACCACGCTGGATCGTTTGGTCCGTGATGGTCTTGTTGAACCACTAAATGCTGAACATGGAGAGAAGAAGGAATACCAGATTACACAGCAGGGAAGAGAGGAGCTCTATCAATGGTTAATTGGTCCGGTAGAGCGTTCTCTTTTAAAAGATGAATTCTACTTTAAGCTATTATGTGCGAAGCAGATCCAATTCCATCAGGAGGAGGAGATGATCCGCCGGCAGAAGGAAATGATTCTAAGGAATATGCTACAGATGCGAGCATTACGGACGCAGTTGGATCCAGTGGAGGATCATGCGATGATCCTCCTTGTGGAAGGGGCAATTCTGCATTTAGAGGCGGATTTGAAGTGGTTGGAATTGTAA
- a CDS encoding ABC transporter permease encodes MSWQISWRNFMHKKWRTFLTLIAIVMGVAMMMMVLTTVATTQHITDLQLKLFYGNADILVEGRDQLLSEAWEEKIRATAGLTEMVKVLHRQEVIQWSESQEIPWEKRRIRLTGLDQLDGSMSNLHPLAGDLHGEGIIISQKAAALWQVKSGDPIRLQIEGRAVDTRITAIVADTPLLDGGKKRVDDDRGEWRAVVALSTLQAWHGLQGEIQEFRIQLNEGVDQESYLTALRQQLDSEQIHLYPLVLDQRGTNPLDSLYLMFYLVGALALLLSGFILFNALYVTIWERRKEFAVMKTLGLTPAQIGQMVLREVLMLASCGTFIGVILGIWMAGGMQTLLFGAFDANLEYQLQFKWALPVTILLGFIIPLLAAAIPVKKASGVNIIAVLKPGMGEQATPLPWWRLVLGVILLGGGFLHHPIAYLSLLVSLFLLYPYFLQLLQGFLAWWNQKLWGYPGEVANTALKRQITRTSNTAVILSYGVAVLLLVSSLFQMMEEMVDEEVRTTFGGQLQVRMEQPLDDQGLQLIASTSGVKDVTKMWETQVQWEREGTGERRQFKVVGVDPAWLEKNPLYRLQENGDTARQQRTAFQNGEGVLLGSYAFGEWGGAVGEVISFDTPNGEVSLPVLGVVDTLHDNGYVAFYSGPHFSSTLGSAKAYRALVSIDESQSTVAIKKNLFQRLGTDVNRIISVEEQVERAQDTLPGVRGLFQGLLFFTIFIAGIGIVNTLFVNVLERTRELGVMRAIAFTRGQIYRVILAEGFMIGSCGAWLGVGLGLLFINVNRAMLSTSMTIPYSVPLMVLVVAILFSMLVGLLAALLPARRAVKMELHSALRYE; translated from the coding sequence ATGTCATGGCAGATTTCTTGGCGAAACTTCATGCATAAAAAATGGCGGACCTTTCTTACGCTCATTGCCATCGTCATGGGTGTTGCCATGATGATGATGGTGTTGACGACGGTGGCGACCACCCAGCATATCACTGACCTACAGTTAAAGCTTTTCTATGGGAATGCGGATATCCTCGTGGAAGGGCGAGATCAGTTGCTCTCAGAAGCATGGGAAGAGAAGATCCGTGCTACAGCTGGATTGACAGAAATGGTGAAGGTCCTGCATCGGCAGGAGGTGATCCAGTGGTCAGAATCGCAGGAGATTCCTTGGGAGAAACGGCGAATTCGTCTCACTGGCTTGGACCAGCTCGATGGTTCCATGAGCAATCTGCATCCTTTAGCAGGTGATCTGCATGGGGAAGGCATCATCATTTCTCAGAAGGCAGCGGCACTCTGGCAGGTGAAGAGTGGTGATCCTATCCGCTTACAGATCGAAGGACGAGCGGTGGATACCCGTATCACAGCCATTGTTGCAGATACACCTCTTCTCGATGGCGGAAAGAAAAGAGTGGATGACGATCGGGGAGAATGGCGTGCTGTGGTGGCGCTCTCAACTTTGCAAGCGTGGCATGGCTTACAGGGCGAAATTCAGGAGTTTCGGATCCAATTGAATGAGGGTGTAGATCAGGAGAGCTATCTCACAGCTCTTCGTCAGCAGTTGGATTCTGAGCAGATTCATCTCTATCCATTGGTGCTGGATCAGCGGGGAACTAATCCCTTAGATTCACTTTATTTGATGTTTTATCTTGTGGGAGCTTTAGCCCTACTGTTAAGCGGTTTTATTCTGTTTAATGCACTCTACGTAACGATCTGGGAACGACGTAAAGAGTTTGCTGTAATGAAAACCTTAGGATTGACACCAGCACAGATCGGGCAGATGGTGCTACGTGAAGTACTGATGTTGGCAAGCTGTGGCACCTTCATTGGAGTCATCCTCGGTATTTGGATGGCTGGTGGAATGCAAACTCTCTTATTTGGTGCCTTCGATGCAAATCTGGAGTATCAGCTTCAGTTCAAGTGGGCCCTGCCAGTTACAATCCTTCTCGGGTTCATCATTCCCTTATTAGCAGCAGCCATCCCGGTAAAGAAGGCGAGTGGGGTGAACATTATTGCTGTGTTGAAGCCAGGAATGGGAGAACAAGCTACCCCCTTACCCTGGTGGCGACTCGTACTGGGTGTTATCCTATTAGGTGGAGGCTTCCTTCATCATCCCATTGCTTACCTTTCATTATTGGTTAGTCTGTTCCTCCTCTATCCCTATTTCCTTCAACTGTTACAAGGCTTCCTAGCATGGTGGAATCAGAAGCTCTGGGGCTATCCAGGTGAGGTGGCAAATACAGCATTGAAGCGTCAGATCACCCGTACTAGTAATACAGCGGTGATCCTCTCCTATGGTGTGGCTGTGCTCCTCTTGGTTTCCTCGCTCTTTCAGATGATGGAGGAAATGGTGGATGAAGAGGTTCGAACAACATTTGGTGGACAGCTCCAGGTTCGGATGGAGCAGCCCCTGGATGACCAGGGCTTACAGCTCATTGCAAGCACATCAGGTGTGAAGGACGTTACGAAAATGTGGGAGACCCAAGTTCAGTGGGAGAGGGAGGGAACAGGTGAGCGAAGGCAGTTTAAAGTGGTTGGAGTTGATCCAGCTTGGCTGGAGAAAAATCCGCTCTATCGTCTACAGGAGAATGGTGATACTGCGCGGCAACAAAGGACCGCCTTTCAAAATGGCGAAGGTGTATTGCTCGGCTCCTATGCTTTTGGGGAATGGGGAGGTGCAGTGGGTGAAGTAATCTCTTTCGATACACCCAATGGTGAAGTATCTCTCCCGGTGCTAGGTGTTGTAGATACCCTCCATGATAATGGATATGTGGCTTTTTACTCTGGACCCCATTTTTCATCTACCTTGGGAAGCGCCAAGGCTTATCGAGCATTGGTAAGTATCGACGAGAGCCAGTCTACTGTAGCCATTAAGAAAAACCTATTTCAAAGGCTTGGAACGGATGTAAACCGTATCATCAGTGTGGAGGAGCAGGTAGAACGCGCCCAGGATACACTTCCAGGAGTGCGAGGGCTCTTTCAAGGACTCTTATTCTTCACCATCTTCATTGCTGGGATCGGGATTGTGAACACCTTGTTCGTCAATGTATTAGAGCGAACAAGAGAGTTAGGCGTGATGCGTGCCATCGCCTTTACCCGTGGTCAAATCTATCGTGTAATTCTCGCAGAAGGGTTTATGATTGGTAGCTGTGGGGCATGGTTAGGAGTCGGTCTCGGTCTACTTTTCATCAATGTAAATCGAGCTATGCTTAGTACCTCGATGACGATTCCCTACTCAGTTCCACTAATGGTACTCGTTGTGGCAATACTTTTCTCGATGCTGGTAGGTTTGCTGGCAGCATTGTTACCTGCAAGGCGTGCAGTTAAGATGGAACTCCATTCTGCGCTTCGCTATGAATAG
- a CDS encoding ABC transporter ATP-binding protein: MIKATGLKKSYRNGNQRYDALKGIDLSISRGEFVAIMGPSGSGKSTLLHLLGGLDLPTGGELLINGTELSNLSEKKRCLFRRNTIGFVFQNYQLIPAMTVAENIALPMQAAGKSKEEIHERVQVLVEAVGLLGKEHAFPSQLSGGQQQRVAVARALVMQPPLVLADEPTGNLDRKRGSEILTLLSQLHTREGLTIVMVTHDLYAASFAERAILLKDGAIEVDVNQREEAEGDVMADFLAKLHA, from the coding sequence GTGATTAAAGCAACAGGCTTGAAGAAGAGCTATCGTAATGGCAATCAGCGTTACGATGCGCTGAAGGGAATTGATCTCTCCATTTCCCGAGGTGAATTTGTCGCCATTATGGGTCCAAGTGGTTCAGGAAAGAGTACATTGCTCCATCTCCTCGGTGGGCTTGATCTTCCTACAGGTGGAGAGCTGTTAATCAATGGCACTGAGCTAAGCAATCTCTCGGAGAAGAAGCGCTGCCTCTTTCGCCGTAATACCATTGGCTTTGTCTTTCAAAACTATCAGTTGATCCCTGCCATGACTGTAGCAGAGAATATCGCCCTACCTATGCAAGCAGCAGGAAAGAGCAAGGAAGAAATACATGAGCGTGTTCAAGTGCTCGTCGAAGCAGTAGGCTTGCTGGGAAAAGAGCATGCCTTTCCCTCCCAATTGAGTGGCGGCCAGCAGCAACGGGTTGCTGTGGCCCGTGCTCTAGTGATGCAACCGCCCTTGGTTTTAGCTGATGAGCCAACTGGTAATCTGGATCGCAAAAGGGGGAGCGAGATTCTAACCTTACTCTCTCAGCTCCATACTAGAGAGGGTCTTACTATCGTGATGGTGACCCATGATTTATACGCTGCAAGTTTTGCAGAACGTGCTATTCTCTTAAAGGATGGAGCGATTGAGGTAGATGTGAATCAACGGGAGGAGGCGGAAGGGGATGTCATGGCAGATTTCTTGGCGAAACTTCATGCATAA
- a CDS encoding ComF family protein, with protein sequence MRSSTVYLRPISCLACGQQYRPGAIEWQMGELAICHTCWQGLGWLQGPSCVHCGRAMEGDLSSARCGDCAVRRGSVLHGQRSLLTYNPLNRQLLYRYKYWGEVQLYTFFGQLMVLGFKRYYDASVKGKSWSLWKGWSRVFAKEATRPSIQLLTYVPLHESRLYERGFNQVELLGRILSKQLNLPMVTLLQRVKATVKQSKQGRGGRIQSLDGAFAPLPLPTQLLMGIEPDQPCQLLLLDDLYTTGSTLEHCAQVLQASYPQWQIYGLTLIRAGGQSPIKLMR encoded by the coding sequence ATGAGATCATCGACTGTATATCTTCGTCCCATCTCATGTCTCGCCTGTGGACAGCAATATCGTCCAGGGGCAATCGAGTGGCAAATGGGGGAATTGGCCATCTGCCATACTTGTTGGCAGGGCTTAGGCTGGCTCCAAGGTCCTTCTTGTGTTCATTGTGGACGTGCCATGGAGGGTGATCTCTCCTCTGCACGCTGTGGTGATTGTGCTGTAAGAAGAGGCAGTGTTCTTCATGGGCAACGTAGCCTCCTCACCTATAATCCGCTAAATCGCCAACTTCTTTATCGCTACAAGTATTGGGGGGAGGTGCAATTATACACATTTTTTGGTCAACTGATGGTACTTGGATTTAAACGGTATTATGACGCCTCAGTTAAGGGCAAGAGCTGGTCGCTGTGGAAGGGCTGGAGCAGGGTTTTTGCCAAGGAAGCCACACGTCCATCCATTCAACTTCTAACCTATGTGCCACTGCACGAGAGTCGTCTCTATGAGCGGGGCTTTAATCAAGTGGAGTTACTGGGAAGAATCCTGTCCAAACAGCTGAATCTACCGATGGTCACCCTCCTTCAGCGGGTTAAGGCAACGGTAAAACAGAGCAAGCAGGGGAGAGGAGGGCGTATTCAGAGTTTAGATGGAGCATTCGCACCATTGCCTTTGCCAACTCAGTTACTGATGGGAATTGAACCTGATCAACCTTGTCAGCTATTGCTACTCGATGATCTCTATACCACAGGATCAACGTTGGAGCATTGTGCGCAAGTGCTACAAGCAAGCTATCCTCAGTGGCAGATTTATGGGTTGACATTGATCAGAGCAGGGGGTCAGTCCCCCATTAAGTTAATGCGTTAA